In the Purpureocillium takamizusanense chromosome 5, complete sequence genome, one interval contains:
- a CDS encoding uncharacterized protein (EggNog:ENOG503NVA1~COG:S~TransMembrane:12 (i54-77o97-116i123-142o148-167i188-207o219-239i275-293o313-331i343-362o390-413i425-444o456-477i)), translating into MSADESKAAAQDVAVDEPAHQQQQQQQEQHHEVEYVDRPAGWIYKSFRVFGSDLWYASPKIQLLMISIVCFLCPGMYNSLTGLGGGGQVDPTAQDHAGVALYSTFAVVGFFAGTFANRLGLRPTLAIGGLGYCIYAASFLSYSHTENVGFVIFAGAFLGVCAGLLWTAQGAIMMSYPPENSKGRYISWFWIIFNLGAVIGSLIPLAQNVNKKTGAVTDGTYIAFIILMVIGAGLSLCLVDAKKVIREDNTKVILMKNPSWSSEIRGLWDTLFQEPWILLLFPMFFSSNIFYTYQNNDMNAAHFNTRTRTLNNLLYWLAQIFGAVINGYCLDIHTVRRSLRAKISFVVLFALTMLIWGLGWYWQKMQVTREEASDPNYTGLVDWDDGGRLYIGPMFLYFFYGFFDAIWQTNIYWYMGALSNSGRKAANLAGFYKGIQSAGAAIFWRLDGLKKPYDTIFGATWGCLAASLIFAGPVIWFKIKDHVSIEEDLKFSDETVQDVVVTGAEKKTEV; encoded by the exons ATGTCCGCCGACGAAtccaaggcggccgcccaggacgtcgccgtcgacgagccagcccaccagcagcaacaacaacaacaagaacaacaTCATGAGGTCGAGTACGTCGACCGCCCCGCCGGCTGGATCTACAAGTCCTTTCGCGTCTTCGGCAGCGATCTCTGGTACGCCTCGCCCAAGATCCAGCTGCTCATGATCTCCATCGTCTGCTTCCTCTGCCCCGGCATGTACAACTCCCTcaccggcctcggcggcggcggccaggtcgacCCCACCGCCCAAGACCACGCCGGTGTTGCTCTCTACAGCAcctttgccgtcgtcggcttcttcgccgggACCTTTGCCAACCGTCTCGGTCTCCGCCCGACCCTTGCCATCGGTGGCCTGGGCTACTGCATCTACGCCGCGTCCTTCCTGAGCTACTCGCACACCGAGaacgtcggcttcgtcatctTCGCCGGCGCCTTCCTCGGTGTCTGCGCCGGCCTGCTCTGGACCGCCCAGGGCGCCATCATGATGTCGTACCCGCCCGAGAACAGCAAGGGTCGCTACATTTCGTGGTTCTGGATCATCTTCAACCTGGGCGCCGTCATTGGCTCCCTCATTCCGCTCGCCCAGAATGTCAACAAGAAGACGGGAGCCGTCACCGACGGCACGTACATTGCCTTCATCATTCTCATGGTTATCGGTGCTGGTCTGTCCCTCTGCCTTGTTGACGCTAAGAAGGTCATCCGCGAGGACAACACCAAGGTTATTCTCATGAAGAACCCGTCGTGGTCCAGCGAGATCCGCGGTCTCTGGGACACCCTCTTCCAGGAGCCCTGgatcctgctgctgttcccCATGTTCTTCTCCTCCAACATCTTCTACACCTACCAGAACAACGACATGAACGCGGCGCACTTCAacacccgcacccgcaccctCAACAACCTGCTTTATTGGCTCGCCCAGATCTTCGGTGCCGTCATCAACGGCTACTGCCTCGACATCCACACCGTCCGCCGCAGTCTTCGTGCCAAGATCTCCTTCGTCGTTCTCTTCGCCCTGACCATGCTCATCTGGGGTCTCGGCTGGTACTGGCAGAAGATGCAAGTCACCCGCGAGGAGGCTTCTGACCCCAACTACACTGGCCTTGTGGActgggacgacggcggccgcctttACATTGGGCCCATGTTCCTGTACTTCTTCTACGGCTTTTTCGACGCCATTTGGCAGACCAACATTTACTG GTACATGGGTGCTCTCTCCAACTCTGGTCGCAAGGCGGCCAACCTCGCCGGCTTCTACAAGGGCATTCAgagcgctggcgccgccatcttctgGCGCCTGGACGGCCTCAAGAAGCCTTACGACACCATCTTTGGCGCTACCTGgggctgcctggctgcgTCCCTCATCTTTGCTGGCCCTGTCATCTGGTTCAAGATTAAGGATCACGTCTCGATCGAGGAGGATCTCAAGTTCAGTGACGAGACGGTCCAGGACGTCGTCGTTACTGGtgcggagaagaagactgAGGTGTAA